The nucleotide window GGTGTCGATTTCGAAGGTCGAACGCGGCAATCCCAGATCGCTCGCGCCGCCGCGGCCCCTGGTCGAGGCGGCGACGGCATCCTCCCCCTTCGCCAACCGCGGCCCGTCCGGCACCTTCGGCGGCGCCTTGGCCGCGCGCTCGCCAGCCTTGATCTTTGCGGCCTTCGAAGCCGAAGAGCCGCCATTCACCTTCCCGGAACCCGATCCGCTTGCCATGCGAGCGCCCCCTTCGCAGCCGGTGGGAACTCTCAATATGTACCCACCGGCGGGCCCTGCGATCGGCTCGGCGACTTGTTCTTGCGCCCCGGGCGCGTACGTAGTTTCCGCTGACATACCGCCGAGCCGCCGCAGGTCGATCCGGCGCTATTCGGCGATGCGCCGGACGATCGCCCGATCCAGCGACCAGGCGCCCGAACCCCTGATCACCACGGCGAGCGCCAAACCGATCGCCAGGATGAAGTACTCGACGCCCTCGCCCTTCTGGGCGCCGAACCAGTTCATGAAGAACCCGTTGGGCAGGTGCAGCATGAGCGCCGCCGTGGCCATGGTGACGCCGATCCCGAGGGCCGCCACGCGGCCGCCCAGGCCGGCGATCAGCGCCAGGGCGCCGAGCGATTCGGCCGCGATGGCCAGGAGCGCCAGCAACGCTGGGATGTGCAATTGCTGCGTGAAGAAGCCGAGCGTGCCCTCCAGGCCGAATCCGCCGAACCATCCCACGGTCTTCTGCAGCCCATGCGGGAGGATGACGAGGCCGAGGGCAACGCGCGCCGCTAGCGCGCCGTAGTCGCGGTCGGTGGCCAGGAGTGCCGAAACGGCTTTGGCCGCCGCGCCCGCCGCGCCGAGATCACGAGTCCGGGTGATGGTCGCCATGGGGAATCCTCCTTCGCATATTGAACTACGTAGAATGTTCTTGATGGAATGAATTATATTCTAGGTAGAATGAAAGTCAAGCCCCCGTACCCCAAGTCCTGAATGAAGGCTCTGATGAACGATCCGCGCTACCCCGTGCCGGAGGAGGAGTCTCTCCTGCCGGTGTTTCGCGCGCTCGCCCGCGCTGTCCAGGCGGCCGAGCGCGAGATGTCGAGGTTCGTCGCGGATCTGGGCCTCACGCCCTCGCAGTTCGATGTCCTCGCGACGCTCGGCGATACGGCCGGCCTGCCATTCAAGGTCTTGAGCGCTCGATCGCTCATCACCGGCGGCACTCTCACGCCTGTGCTGGATCGGCTGGAGGCCAAGGGACTGGTGGATCGCTGCAAGGACGCTTCGGACCAGCGCAAGGTGATAGTGAAGCTCACGCCCGCAGGCCAGGCGCTTTACCGCCAGGCGTTCCTGCCCTTCGTCGACCACATGCGTGCCCGGACCAGCGCCCTGGCGCCCGCCGAGCAAGCTCAGCTCGTGGCGTTGCTGGAGAAGTTCTTCGCCGCCCTCGCCTGACCGCGGCGCTCCCGTGCGGCGCAACGGTGCAACGCGTGGTACGATGGTTCCCGAGCGTAGGATAACACTCTGAAATCCTGGATCCCTCCTGTTTCGCCGCACGCGCCAAGACGCTAGCCGCCGTGCCCGGAGGTGGATCCGCGAAGACGCCCGGGTCCGGCCGCCACGCGGCCCGCGTTGTCCACCCGGGGCAAGAAAGACGATTTTGAACACCCGATTCGACGAGTTTCCGCTCGCCCCTGCCGTGCTGCGCGGCGTGGCGGCCCTCGGCTTCACAACCCCCACTCCCGTGCAGGCGGCGACCATCCCCCTGCTGCTCGCAGGCCGCGACGCCATCGTGCAGGCCAAGACCGGCTCGGGCAAGACACTGGCGTTCGGCCTGCCGTTGCTGTCGCTCCTCGCGGACCGCCAGCCGGGGCCCCGGGCGCTGGTGATCCTGCCGACGCGCGAACTGGCCCTCCAGGTCTGCGAAGCCATCGACGCCGTGCAGGGGCCGCGCGGCCGGCTACGCATCGTGCCGGTCTACGGCGGCGCCGGCTTCGGCTCCCAACAGGCGGCCCTCGAGCGAGGCGCCGACGTCGTGGTGGGCACGCCCGGCCGCCTCAAGGACTTCCTGCAGCGCGGCACCCTCGACCTCTCGCACGTCCGCATCCTCGTCCTGGACGAAGCCGACCAGATGCTCGACATGGGCTTCCGGCCCGAAATAGAGCGCTTCATCGGCCGGCTGCCGGCTCGGCAGCAGACGCTGGTCTTCTCGGCCACCATGCCGCCGGAGATCGAAAGCATCGCCCGGCGGCACCTGACCGCGCCGGCCGTCGTGAAGCTCGTCCCCGCCGCCGAGGAGACGCCCGCCGAAATAGACCACGAGTTCGTGCGCGTGCCGCGCGACCGGCGCATCGACGCCCTGGCCGCCCTGATGGCCGCCGAGGTGCCGGAGCGGGCGCTGGTCTTCGTGCGCATGAAGCACGAGACGCCGCGCCTGGCCCGCAAGCTGGAACGCCTGACCGGGTGGCCCGTCG belongs to Candidatus Tanganyikabacteria bacterium and includes:
- a CDS encoding DoxX family protein, with amino-acid sequence MATITRTRDLGAAGAAAKAVSALLATDRDYGALAARVALGLVILPHGLQKTVGWFGGFGLEGTLGFFTQQLHIPALLALLAIAAESLGALALIAGLGGRVAALGIGVTMATAALMLHLPNGFFMNWFGAQKGEGVEYFILAIGLALAVVIRGSGAWSLDRAIVRRIAE
- a CDS encoding MarR family transcriptional regulator gives rise to the protein MNDPRYPVPEEESLLPVFRALARAVQAAEREMSRFVADLGLTPSQFDVLATLGDTAGLPFKVLSARSLITGGTLTPVLDRLEAKGLVDRCKDASDQRKVIVKLTPAGQALYRQAFLPFVDHMRARTSALAPAEQAQLVALLEKFFAALA
- a CDS encoding DEAD/DEAH box helicase, which codes for MNTRFDEFPLAPAVLRGVAALGFTTPTPVQAATIPLLLAGRDAIVQAKTGSGKTLAFGLPLLSLLADRQPGPRALVILPTRELALQVCEAIDAVQGPRGRLRIVPVYGGAGFGSQQAALERGADVVVGTPGRLKDFLQRGTLDLSHVRILVLDEADQMLDMGFRPEIERFIGRLPARQQTLVFSATMPPEIESIARRHLTAPAVVKLVPAAEETPAEIDHEFVRVPRDRRIDALAALMAAEVPERALVFVRMKHETPRLARKLERLTGWPVGFLNGNMAQGARNAALAAFRDGRLRILVATDVAARGLDVEGLSHVFHYAVPEVVETYIHRSGRTGRAGNRGLTITLVTPDSEADFAPIRDRVAFRERHVDLTAAPAVPPAPAAVSPVVASPPPLPGDQMPAPPPAPGGRKPAPPP